One segment of Candidatus Angelobacter sp. DNA contains the following:
- a CDS encoding flagellar biosynthetic protein FliO, whose protein sequence is MAAVFSLFAITTSFSADATNSSAPPLTLPQLPDAGPSVLRVMGALALVLGLFLGGVWLYRNWQRLTIQRGRAPKLNVIETRPLGGKHALYVIGYEQERFLLASSPAGVNLLSHLPTAAETEEAGDTKTAVPTPSFAQALTQVLKGKS, encoded by the coding sequence ATGGCGGCAGTATTTTCCCTTTTTGCCATCACAACAAGTTTCTCCGCTGATGCGACCAATTCATCTGCTCCACCGCTGACTCTCCCGCAACTGCCCGACGCCGGCCCGTCCGTGCTTCGGGTAATGGGCGCGCTGGCGTTGGTGCTCGGATTGTTCCTCGGCGGAGTGTGGCTTTACCGCAACTGGCAACGCCTCACCATCCAACGCGGCCGCGCGCCGAAACTGAACGTCATCGAAACGCGCCCGCTTGGCGGCAAGCACGCGCTCTATGTGATCGGCTACGAACAGGAACGTTTCCTTCTCGCCTCCTCCCCTGCCGGCGTGAATCTCCTGAGCCATTTGCCGACCGCGGCTGAAACCGAGGAAGCCGGTGATACCAAAACCGCGGTTCCCACGCCTTCGTTCGCCCAGGCACTGACGCAAGTGCTCAAGGGAAAATCGTGA